From one Rhodamnia argentea isolate NSW1041297 chromosome 1, ASM2092103v1, whole genome shotgun sequence genomic stretch:
- the LOC115747016 gene encoding malate dehydrogenase, glyoxysomal isoform X1 has protein sequence MQPTSEANQRIARISAHLHPPNFQMEESPGLRRANCRAKGGAPGFKVAILGASGGIGQPLALLMKINPLVSVLHLYDVVNTPGVTADISHMDTGAVVRGFLGQQQLEEALAGMDLVIIPAGVPRKPGMTRDDLFNINAGIVRTLCEGIAKSCPKAIVNLISNPVNSTVPIAAEVFKRTGTYDPKRLLGVTMLDVVRANTFVAEVLGLDPREVDVPVVGGHAGVTILPLLSQVKPPCSFTPQEIDYLTSRIQNGGTEVVEAKAGAGSATLSMAYAAVKFADACLRGMRGDAGIVECAFVSSQVTELPFFASKVRLGRTGAEEVLPLGPLNEYERVGLEKAKKELAESIQKGVSFIKK, from the exons ATGCAGCCCACTTCCGAAGCCAACCAACGCATCGCAAGAATCTCTGCTCACCTTCACCCACCTAATTTCCAG ATGGAGGAGAGCCCGGGCTTAAGGCGAGCCAATTGCCGGGCAAAGGGTGGAGCGCCGGGATTTAAAGTCGCGATCCTGGGAGCATCTGGAGGGATTGGGCAGCCTCTGGCATTGCTGATGAAGATCAATCCGCTCGTCTCTGTTCTTCATTTGTATGATGTTGTGAATACTCCTGGTGTCACCGCTGATATCAGCCACATGGACACCGGTGCCGTG GTCCGCGGATTTCTGGGACAGCAACAATTGGAGGAAGCCCTTGCAGGAATGGACCTTGTCATCATCCCTGCTGGAGTTCCTAGGAAACCGGGAATGACAAGAGATGACCTGTTCAACATAAATGCTGGAATCGTCAGAACCCTTTGTGAAGGAATTGCCAAATCTTGCCCGAAAGCTATCGTCAACCTGATTAGCAACCCTGTTAACTCCACAGTTCCCATTGCAGCTGAAGTTTTCAAGAGAACTGGCACTTATGATCCAAAGAGACTGTTGGGTGTGACCATGCTTGATGTAGTTAGAGCAAATACTTTTGTG GCAGAAGTACTGGGTCTTGACCCTAGAGAAGTCGATGTTCCAGTTGTTGGGGGCCATGCCGGAGTGACGATTTTACCACTTTTATCTCAG GTTAAACCACCTTGTTCTTTCACTCCTCAAGAAATTGATTACCTGACATCACGCATCCAAAATGGCGGGACAGAAGTTGTCGAG GCTAAAGCTGGAGCTGGCTCAGCAACCCTCTCAATG GCATATGCTGCTGTGAAGTTCGCCGATGCATGCCTGCGTGGGATGAGGGGTGACGCTGGCATTGTCGAGTGTGCATTTGTTTCTTCCCAG GTGACTGAGCTTCCGTTCTTTGCATCCAAAGTGCGCCTCGGTCGTACTGGGGCTGAGGAGGTTCTTCCCCTTGGCCCGCTGAATGAGTACGAAAG AGTTGGCTtggaaaaggcaaagaaagagTTAGCGGAGAGTATTCAGAAGGGCGTTTCATTTATCAAGAAGTGA
- the LOC115747017 gene encoding disease resistance protein L6-like, with protein MEFEVFLSFRGPDTRDNVTSCLHSEMVEKGIHVFKDNEELRVGPEIGGNLLRALDNTQIYIPIFSKGFASSPWCLCEVVYIVDCTSKSDGKKEILPIFFDVEPDDVKLKTELYRNALSKHEERYDCNEVKRWEAALVEVPTRVGWKLARKRVRGTYKIDCARAST; from the exons ATGGAGTTTGAGGTGTTCCTGAGTTTTAGAGGACCGGATACTCGGGATAACGTCACTAGTTGTCTCCATAGTGAAATGGTGGAGAAAGGAATTCACGTGTTCAAAGACAATGAAGAGCTCCGAGTAGGTCCGGAGATTGGTGGAAACCTTTTGCGAGCCCTTGACAACACTCAAATCTATATCCCCATCTTCTCTAAGGGCTTCGCTTCTAGTCCATGGTGTCTCTGTGAGGTTGTGTATATAGTAGATTGCACTTCAAAGTCCGACGGGAAGAAAGAGATCCTCCCCATTTTCTTTGACGTGGAGCCGGATGATGTGAAGCTCAAAACCGAATTGTACAGAAACGCCCTGTCTAAGCATGAGGAGAGGTATGACTGCAATGAGGTCAAGCGTTGGGAAGCTGCTCTTGTGGAGGTTCCAACTAGAGTAGGCTGGAAGCTGGCAAGGAAAAGG GTACGGGGAACTTATAAAATTGATTGTGCGAGAGCTTCTACTTAA
- the LOC115747003 gene encoding disease resistance protein L6-like — MAPATLTSGMKFEVFLSFRGPDTRDNFTSCLYHDMAEKGIRVFKDSEELRVGQKIEGEILQALEDAQIYIPIFSTGFASSAWCLREVAHMVDCTLKSDGKKVILPVFFDVEPDDVKLKTNLYRDALSEHEKKYSSHEVKRWEDALVEVPTKVGWKLEGKGYGELTKLIVRELLVKLKGKNRPLPYHLVETDDLARIEELLDIDSDDHVRFVIIHGTGGIGKSTLASVIFNRFRSKFDCSSFLDDVQSHGLIDMQKKLLSETLGSNSAQEIYDTNDGIDRITRGLGKRKILIVVDNVDEKKQLENLAGSCDWFGCGSRVIITCRDLRTIRNTDNQKRPSNYMDYSVKEMPLDQAIQLFSKHAFRSNPPTKDCYNFSKEVVLSVGKLPLTLEVVGSLFANTVRSEWDETFEDLKQTPYKDVRQSLMISINKLDEIEKAIFIDIACFCIGEDKTYADYMWRSSGYSPHGAIDVLLLMSLIKINEHNRFWMHDEVRDLGRYIVKRDNVEDAGKRTWVWIDENTLDMLRSNEEKQAVRALSVGISHDFTPEELVRLPKLRFLGGERMNFVGDFKNLLRNLKWLSWRHCHLDFSPTNLDLVNLVVLDLSQSRITDDWVGWLQIEMVKKLKVLDLTHCKELTKTPDFSEFSKLEKLILAWCVKLSTIDGSIGKLKLLSTLNIQGCHSLQGLPDEIGSLECLSEIVMPSGVKPFKLFETLGNLKSLTQFEIRLHYGISRLPHSIGRLMNLTKLSFHACKNLYELPDSIGELQSLVELDLQLSGISILPDAIGKLKRLKVIRLGHSKIHTIPCALGGVEMLELLDASFCSYLKGKVPWEWWSLTRLRILDLYRTPISRVPTNLSGFSNLQELKISSHQRHPLLELPSSLKCLVVEAAKFPVLPNLSSLVDLHHLEVCGSRRPMSANEDIWPGKDEDIPQFPVFPDLCGPKNQVSDFLVFKRLEKRGLSAVEYLVRLRELKISSWEFLESTPDLSALKRLQDLHLSGLPKLAEVPGLGKLESLKFLCIGWCNVIPQLPNLWKLKNLQRLKLYYCSMLRTVEGLKELNSLKKVEIQKCMSLERLPDLPAFTKLYTDWMPPKAAKLTVQSTMPRKRSWLSMLLDK, encoded by the exons ATGGCACCAGCCACTCTCACTTCAGGAATGAAGTTCGAGGTGTTCCTGAGTTTTAGGGGACCGGATACGCGGGATAACTTTACTAGTTGCCTCTATCATGACATGGCTGAGAAAGGAATACGAGTCTTCAAAGACAGTGAAGAGCTCCGAGTGGGTCAGAAGATTGAGGGAGAGATCTTGCAAGCCCTTGAAGACGCTCAAATCTACATCCCCATCTTCTCTACGGGATTTGCTTCCAGTGCATGGTGTCTCCGTGAGGTTGCACACATGGTAGATTGTACATTAAAGTCGGACGGGAAGAAGGTGATCCTTCCTGTTTTCTTCGATGTGGAGCCAGACGATGTCAAACTTAAAACCAATTTGTACAGAGATGCCCTGTCTGAGCATGAGAAGAAGTATAGCTCTCATGAAGTGAAGCGCTGGGAAGATGCTCTTGTTGAGGTTCCGACTAAAGTAGGTTGGAAGCTGGAGGGAAAAGG GTATGGGGAACTTACAAAACTGATTGTTCGAGAGCTTCTTGTTAAGTTGAAGGGGAAGAACAGACCTCTCCCATATCATCTAGTTGAAACGGATGATCTAGCACGCATAGAGGAATTGTTGGATATTGACTCTGATGACCATGTACGTTTCGTTATAATCCATGGGACGGGCGGTATTGGTAAATCAACTCTTGCTAGTGTTATCTTCAACCGATTCCGGTCTAAATTCGATTGCAGTAGTTTTCTCGATGATGTCCAAAGTCATGGTCTTATAGATATGCAAAAGAAATTATTATCCGAAACATTGGGCTCGAATTCTGCTCAAGAAATCTATGACACCAACGATGGAATCGATCGCATAACAAGGGGACTTGGCAAAAGGAAAATTCtgattgttgtcgataatgtgGATGAGAAGAAGCAACTCGAGAACTTGGCAGGGAGCTGTGATTGGTTTGGTTGTGGTAGTAGAGTCATTATCACATGTAGGGACCTAAGGACAATACGAAATACAGACAATCAAAAACGACCTAGCAATTACATGGACTACTCAGTAAAGGAGATGCCTTTGGATCAAGCGATTCAGCTTTTCAGCAAGCATGCTTTCAGAAGCAATCCTCCTACGAAAGATTGctataatttctcaaaagaagTCGTTTTAAGCGTAGGAAAGCTTCCTTTGACACTGGAAGTCGTGGGTTCTCTTTTTGCCAACACAGTCAGGTCAGAGTGGGATGAGACATTCGAGGACTTAAAGCAAACCCCATATAAGGACGTCCGACAATCACTGATGATAAGTATTAACAAATTGGACGAAATAGAAAAAGCCATATTCATAGACATAGCATGCTTTTGTATCGGGGAGGATAAGACTTATGCGGACTACATGTGGCGAAGTAGCGGCTATTCTCCACATGGCGCGATTGATGTTCTTCTCCTCATGTCGTTGATAAAGATCAATGAGCACAATAGATTCTGGATGCATGATGAAGTTCGAGACCTAGGAAGGTACATAGTCAAAAGAGACAATGTTGAAGATGCTGGAAAGCGCACTTGGGTGTGGATTGATGAGAATACTTTAGACATGCTGAGGAGCAATGAG GAAAAACAAGCCGTACGAGCACTCAGTGTGGGTATTAGTCATGACTTCACACCTGAAGAGTTAGTCCGTTTGCCAAAGCTGAGGTTCCTTGGAGGGGAAAGAATGAATTTCGTGGGCGACTTCAAAAATCTTCTTCGTAATCTTAAATGGCTTTCTTGGCGTCATTGCCACTTGGATTTTTCACCAACGAATCTTGACCTAGTGAATTTGGTCGTGCTCGACCTTTCACAAAGCCGCATCACCGACGACTGGGTTGGATGGTTACAAATCGAG ATGGTAAAAAAGTTGAAAGTTCTAGATTTGACGCACTGCAAAGAGTTAACCAAGACACCTGATTTTTCTGAGTTTAGCAAGTTGGAGAAATTGATTCTCGCTTGGTGTGTGAAATTGTCTACGATTGATGGCTCAATCGGTAAGCTAAAACTTTTAAGCACTCTAAATATCCAGGGATGTCATTCCCTCCAAGGGTTGCCTGATGAAATTGGTTCTCTAGAATGCTTGTCGGAAATTGTCATGCCCTCCGGAGTCAAACCATTCAAGCTTTTCGAGACACTAGGCAATCTAAAATCATTGACACAATTTGAAATTCGACTTCATTATGGTATTAGCCGACTTCCCCATTCCATTGGAAGGTTAATGAATCTTACAAAGTTGAGTTTCCATGCATGCAAGAATCTATATGAGCTTCCAGACTCTATTGGGGAATTACAATCTTTGGTCGAGTTGGATTTGCAATTATCGGGGATCTCCATTCTCCCTGATGCCATTGGAAAGCTGAAGAGACTAAAGGTCATTAGGTTGGGACACTCAAAGATACACACGATACCTTGTGCTCTAGGAGGGGTGGAGATGTTGGAATTGCTCGATGCATCGTTTTGTTCGTATCTCAAGGGTAAAGTCCCATGGGAATGGTGGAGCCTGACCCGTCTGAGAATCTTGGACTTATATAGGACCCCAATCTCTAGAGTGCCGACAAACCTCAGTGGTTTCTCTAACCTCCAAGAGCTTAAAATTTCAAGCCACCAGCGTCACCCGTTGCTAGAGCTTCCCTCGAGTTTAAAATGTCTCGTTGTTGAAGCTGCTAAATTTCctgttcttcccaacctctCGAGCCTAGTTGATTTACATCATCTTGAAGTGTGTGGAAGCCGACGACCCATGAGCGCGAACGAGGATATTTGGCCTGGGAAGGATGAGGATATCCCTCAATTCCCTGTTTTTCCCGACCTCTGTGGCCCAAAGAATCAAGTTTCAGATTTTTTGGTCTTCAAAAGATTGGAGAAAAGAGGCTTGTCTGCCGTTGAATACTTGGTGAGGTTAAGGGAATTGAAGATATCGTCGTGGGAATTCCTGGAGAGCACACCCGATCTATCGGCCTTGAAGAGGCTACAAGACTTGCATCTCAGTGGCTTGCCCAAGCTAGCGGAGGTTCCAGGTTTGGGGAAACTGGAATCGCTGAAGTTTCTATGCATCGGGTGGTGTAATGTGATCCCACAATTGCCTAATCTCTGGAAGTTGAAAAATCTACAGCGTCTCAAGCTATATTATTGTAGCATGTTGAGAACCGTCGAAGGGTTGAAAGAGTTGAATTCTTTGAAGAAAGTAGAGATCCAAAAATGCATGTCCCTGGAAAG
- the LOC115747016 gene encoding malate dehydrogenase, glyoxysomal isoform X2, with the protein MQPTSEANQRIARISAHLHPPNFQMEESPGLRRANCRAKGGAPGFKVAILGASGGIGQPLALLMKINPLVSVLHLYDVVNTPGVTADISHMDTGAVVRGFLGQQQLEEALAGMDLVIIPAGVPRKPGMTRDDLFNINAGIVRTLCEGIAKSCPKAIVNLISNPVNSTVPIAAEVFKRTGTYDPKRLLGVTMLDVVRANTFVAEVLGLDPREVDVPVVGGHAGVTILPLLSQAKAGAGSATLSMAYAAVKFADACLRGMRGDAGIVECAFVSSQVTELPFFASKVRLGRTGAEEVLPLGPLNEYERVGLEKAKKELAESIQKGVSFIKK; encoded by the exons ATGCAGCCCACTTCCGAAGCCAACCAACGCATCGCAAGAATCTCTGCTCACCTTCACCCACCTAATTTCCAG ATGGAGGAGAGCCCGGGCTTAAGGCGAGCCAATTGCCGGGCAAAGGGTGGAGCGCCGGGATTTAAAGTCGCGATCCTGGGAGCATCTGGAGGGATTGGGCAGCCTCTGGCATTGCTGATGAAGATCAATCCGCTCGTCTCTGTTCTTCATTTGTATGATGTTGTGAATACTCCTGGTGTCACCGCTGATATCAGCCACATGGACACCGGTGCCGTG GTCCGCGGATTTCTGGGACAGCAACAATTGGAGGAAGCCCTTGCAGGAATGGACCTTGTCATCATCCCTGCTGGAGTTCCTAGGAAACCGGGAATGACAAGAGATGACCTGTTCAACATAAATGCTGGAATCGTCAGAACCCTTTGTGAAGGAATTGCCAAATCTTGCCCGAAAGCTATCGTCAACCTGATTAGCAACCCTGTTAACTCCACAGTTCCCATTGCAGCTGAAGTTTTCAAGAGAACTGGCACTTATGATCCAAAGAGACTGTTGGGTGTGACCATGCTTGATGTAGTTAGAGCAAATACTTTTGTG GCAGAAGTACTGGGTCTTGACCCTAGAGAAGTCGATGTTCCAGTTGTTGGGGGCCATGCCGGAGTGACGATTTTACCACTTTTATCTCAG GCTAAAGCTGGAGCTGGCTCAGCAACCCTCTCAATG GCATATGCTGCTGTGAAGTTCGCCGATGCATGCCTGCGTGGGATGAGGGGTGACGCTGGCATTGTCGAGTGTGCATTTGTTTCTTCCCAG GTGACTGAGCTTCCGTTCTTTGCATCCAAAGTGCGCCTCGGTCGTACTGGGGCTGAGGAGGTTCTTCCCCTTGGCCCGCTGAATGAGTACGAAAG AGTTGGCTtggaaaaggcaaagaaagagTTAGCGGAGAGTATTCAGAAGGGCGTTTCATTTATCAAGAAGTGA